A portion of the Flavobacterium limnophilum genome contains these proteins:
- a CDS encoding polysaccharide biosynthesis protein, producing MEISKYFSRDYLKFNIHNLSYLPRWIIVLIDISVLVMSFILTFVIFKGTGLNYVITGYSLLFVSLFFGINVFFFWLFRTYSGIIRHSSYIDAVKILFSQSSVLVFFLFFNFLFELFFKEKAFLNTALFINIVLSFCGLFLYRVVVKQTFELYFREKSDNNLIKAIIYGTDANAISVANALKFESPSRFKIVAFVDKNNQNASKRMLDLPILVQRKKLPALMRSVGAEGLVIADKSLSKEEKLIIIDQCLEFNYKVYTIPSVTDWENQKEISQKVKNIQIEDLLERDPIVLDGVSISKQLMGKTILITGAAGSIGSEIVRQVLSFSPKKIIILDQAETPLHHIGLEVEGIKGNTIIHSVIVDIRNKTALEKIFKQYRPQMVYHAAAYKHVPLMEKNPSQAILTNVNGTKNLADLACEYHVAKFVMISTDKAVNPSNVMGASKRIAEKYVQSLYLKCKENKGMYATKFITTRFGNVLGSNGSVVPLFSKQIAEGGPVTITHPDIIRYFMTIPEACQLVLEAGSMGNGGEIYIFDMGKPVKIIDLARKMIKLAGFTPDRDIKIKVVGLRPGEKLYEELLNDTSKTLPTYHEKIMIAQELQMEYEDLHLDIQELIGIASFFDNDDIVAKMKKIVPEFISMNSVYATLDK from the coding sequence ATGGAAATTTCAAAATATTTTTCTAGGGACTACTTGAAATTCAATATTCATAACTTGAGCTACCTGCCCAGATGGATAATTGTATTGATTGACATATCGGTGCTGGTTATGTCCTTCATTTTGACTTTTGTAATTTTTAAGGGAACGGGATTAAATTATGTCATCACTGGTTATTCTCTCCTATTTGTTAGCCTGTTTTTTGGAATAAACGTGTTTTTCTTTTGGTTGTTTAGAACCTATTCCGGAATTATTAGGCACTCTTCTTATATTGATGCCGTCAAGATTTTGTTTTCACAAAGTTCTGTCTTGGTTTTTTTCCTGTTTTTTAATTTTTTGTTTGAATTATTTTTTAAAGAAAAGGCGTTTTTAAACACGGCACTTTTCATCAATATCGTATTGTCTTTTTGCGGTTTGTTTTTATATCGAGTCGTGGTGAAACAAACATTTGAACTGTATTTCAGGGAAAAGAGCGACAACAATTTGATCAAGGCCATTATTTATGGTACCGATGCCAATGCCATTTCGGTTGCCAATGCGCTAAAGTTTGAATCGCCATCCCGTTTCAAGATTGTTGCCTTTGTGGACAAGAACAATCAAAATGCTTCCAAACGGATGTTGGATTTGCCCATCTTGGTACAAAGAAAAAAATTGCCTGCCTTGATGCGTTCCGTGGGTGCCGAAGGATTGGTTATCGCGGATAAAAGTTTGTCCAAGGAAGAAAAATTGATTATCATTGACCAATGTCTGGAATTTAATTACAAAGTATATACCATTCCTTCCGTTACGGATTGGGAAAACCAGAAGGAGATTTCCCAAAAAGTAAAAAACATCCAAATTGAGGACTTGCTCGAAAGAGATCCTATCGTATTGGACGGTGTATCCATTTCCAAACAGTTAATGGGTAAAACCATCCTGATTACGGGAGCCGCCGGATCCATTGGCAGCGAAATCGTAAGGCAGGTATTGAGTTTTAGTCCCAAAAAAATAATTATACTGGATCAGGCCGAAACGCCATTGCATCATATTGGTTTGGAGGTAGAAGGAATCAAGGGCAATACCATAATACATTCGGTTATTGTCGATATCAGGAACAAGACCGCCTTGGAGAAAATATTTAAACAATACCGGCCCCAAATGGTTTACCATGCCGCTGCTTACAAGCACGTGCCATTAATGGAAAAGAATCCTTCCCAAGCCATTTTGACCAATGTGAACGGCACCAAAAATCTGGCTGATTTGGCTTGCGAGTATCATGTAGCCAAGTTTGTGATGATTTCCACGGACAAAGCCGTGAATCCAAGCAATGTTATGGGGGCCAGCAAGCGAATAGCCGAGAAGTACGTACAATCGTTATATTTGAAATGCAAAGAAAATAAAGGAATGTATGCCACCAAGTTTATCACGACCCGTTTTGGAAACGTGTTGGGATCCAATGGTTCCGTCGTGCCTTTATTCTCCAAACAAATAGCCGAAGGCGGTCCTGTTACCATCACGCACCCCGACATTATCCGATATTTCATGACCATCCCGGAAGCCTGTCAATTGGTTTTGGAAGCGGGTTCGATGGGGAATGGCGGCGAGATCTATATTTTTGACATGGGGAAACCAGTCAAGATTATTGATTTGGCCAGAAAAATGATCAAGTTGGCGGGTTTTACTCCCGACAGGGACATCAAGATAAAGGTTGTGGGCTTGAGACCCGGCGAAAAATTATACGAAGAACTGCTGAACGACACTTCAAAGACGTTGCCTACCTATCACGAAAAAATCATGATTGCACAGGAATTGCAGATGGAATATGAAGATTTGCACCTTGATATTCAAGAACTCATCGGCATAGCCAGTTTCTTTGACAATGACGACATCGTGGCCAAAATGAAAAAAATAGTACCCGAGTTTATCAGCATGAATTCAGTCTATGCTACATTAGACAAATAG
- a CDS encoding tyrosine-protein phosphatase yields MFHLFKSKPVLKDLIPCNHVDMHSHLLHGIDDGAKTFEDSLMLVKALEGFGFSQFITTPHVMQHVWNNSADQIKSREAETVLELEKNQITLPFRAAAEYMLDDNFVQLFQSEKLLTLKKKYVLVEMSYINAPIQLYAILFDLQVAGYIPVLAHPERYLFYHHNFEEYLKLKKAGCLFQLNLLSVVGYYGESIAKIADKLLQKGLYDFVGSDVHHANHIAAFKQKVKLKDLTPLKEVIVNNQFFGME; encoded by the coding sequence CGACATGCACTCCCATCTTTTGCATGGTATCGATGATGGCGCGAAGACTTTTGAAGACAGCTTAATGTTGGTTAAAGCGCTTGAAGGTTTTGGATTTTCACAATTCATCACCACGCCCCACGTCATGCAACACGTCTGGAACAACTCTGCTGACCAAATAAAATCAAGGGAAGCCGAAACCGTTCTGGAACTGGAGAAAAACCAAATCACCCTTCCTTTTCGCGCCGCCGCCGAATACATGCTGGATGATAATTTTGTGCAACTTTTTCAATCCGAGAAACTGTTGACACTCAAAAAGAAGTACGTCTTGGTCGAAATGTCCTATATCAATGCCCCCATCCAATTGTACGCTATTTTATTCGATTTACAGGTGGCAGGCTATATCCCGGTTTTGGCGCATCCGGAACGCTATTTGTTTTACCATCACAATTTTGAGGAATACCTGAAACTAAAAAAGGCGGGTTGCCTGTTTCAATTGAATTTACTGTCGGTGGTGGGTTATTATGGAGAAAGCATTGCCAAGATTGCCGATAAACTGCTCCAAAAAGGCCTCTATGACTTTGTGGGTTCCGACGTGCATCACGCCAACCATATTGCCGCTTTCAAACAAAAGGTAAAATTGAAAGACTTGACACCGCTAAAAGAAGTCATTGTCAACAACCAGTTTTTTGGCATGGAATAG